The Mercenaria mercenaria strain notata chromosome 1, MADL_Memer_1, whole genome shotgun sequence nucleotide sequence tgtccACGTTTTGAAAAACACGAAAAatagtatccgcgaacatttctaggaTTACTGTATACAGCCTTAagtagtaaaaaagtaaaaagaaatatttaaagtcGGATATTACAACAATAATGCATATAACGTctgcatttgttttatttttatgtgaaagGAAACAAACTCTAGGATGATGTTTTGGCTCGGGCCTCTGTCAAATAACAAGATAAGGTGTGAACTTCTAAAGTATTAGGACAGATCTtacttatcttttaaaaaaaagtatacgTCGAGTTGATGAATACATTTTGTTACttatgactatttgataaaccgACAAAAATGGAAAGGTTAAAATTTCACACTGTAGATTATGTGGTAATGGTGATATTTCTTGCTATATCCTCTGCGATTGGAATTTACTATGGTTTTTACAAGAAACAGAGGACAACAGAGGAATATATTCTTGGTAATCGGCAGAGTCATCTTGTTCCAGTTGCTCTGTCGTTAGCAGTCACTTTTCAATCAGCAACATCAATTATAGGATTACCAAGTGAAATCTATCTGTATAACATTATGGTGTTTTATATAACATTTGGAATTTCTATTGCAAACCTTATACAGGCCCTTGTCATCGTGCCTTTGGTACATCCACTAAGATTGACGAGTGCATATGAGGTATATtttcgttttcaaaaaaaaaaaattaaaaaaaaaaagatttgataTAGATCTATTGTTAATTAAATTTAGGGTTATCATATTTTAGTAATCTCTCTATAACTTGAGTATTTATAGGAACATGCGTAATAATTTTAGAAGGATTATTTCATTCCTACATTGCTTATCTTGATATCAAGAAAGTTTTAAAAGAGACAGATAAAGTATTTTTTACTTACCTCTTTTCATAATAATAGCAAGTTTTCAAACAGGTTCAGTCAAAGCTTGATTCATAAAAAAGAGACAGATAAAGTATTTTTTACTTACCTCTTTTCATAATAATAGCAAGTTTTCAAACAGGTTCAGTCAAAGCTTGATTCATAAAAAAGTTGcgattatttgtttcaaattgtttgttctttctggtaaatcaattttaaaatgaaaattaataaaaaatttaagaatatatttcgtaAAAAGTGAGGAAGTATTTGTATTGAGCAgcataataaaattga carries:
- the LOC123545072 gene encoding sodium-coupled monocarboxylate transporter 1-like, with translation MERLKFHTVDYVVMVIFLAISSAIGIYYGFYKKQRTTEEYILGNRQSHLVPVALSLAVTFQSATSIIGLPSEIYLYNIMVFYITFGISIANLIQALVIVPLVHPLRLTSAYEYLQRRFQSRAVQLLGMSMACCRRYYMSALSCILQLWHLKQGGMRTVIWTDIFQFVMLYGGLTVILILGVKEIGSLRTVFALSLEGDRMKFDEYISMQFCNIIGQHCITLL